In Cytophagia bacterium CHB2, a single window of DNA contains:
- a CDS encoding phytanoyl-CoA dioxygenase family protein: MLYSRHDLPFYGRTAWKFTSKERKHEPQLRQHRFAASCATSRHALHPNSAFKYRPTSAFNHMPQGEPMHAFNLPTSQDIAFYKEQGYWLSPQIFSAEELKEFREHHRKVVAGEYETQRPPLSRDPQPGDISRLVQVNNAYWTDATIARLVLDARIGQIAARLAGVKGIRLWHDQLLYKPPQSGVAGNIGWHQDQGYWQCLDSNAAITAWVALEDVDEENGCMEFVPGSHKWGLLGEDHFYQQDIEAQIKRIEEKTGHTFRTMPAVLRAGCVSFHHNLTIHGSRANLSTRPRISIAIHLIPDGARYRAGTSSEDHSSNTLRQPRPGDFYAGPYFPVLYREGEPSANVWATVEA, from the coding sequence ATGTTATATTCGCGCCACGATTTGCCGTTTTACGGCAGAACTGCCTGGAAGTTTACCTCCAAAGAAAGGAAGCATGAGCCACAGCTCCGGCAACACCGCTTCGCTGCAAGTTGCGCCACTTCTCGCCACGCCTTGCATCCCAACAGCGCATTTAAATATCGTCCGACCTCCGCATTTAATCACATGCCTCAAGGAGAGCCTATGCACGCTTTCAATCTTCCCACCTCTCAAGACATTGCCTTTTACAAAGAGCAAGGTTACTGGCTCAGTCCCCAAATTTTTTCCGCCGAAGAACTAAAGGAATTTCGCGAGCATCATCGTAAAGTCGTCGCCGGTGAATATGAAACCCAAAGGCCGCCGTTGAGCCGCGATCCGCAGCCGGGCGACATTTCCAGGCTCGTGCAAGTCAATAATGCTTATTGGACGGACGCGACCATCGCCCGTCTTGTGCTCGATGCGAGAATCGGGCAGATTGCCGCCCGTCTCGCCGGCGTGAAAGGCATTCGTCTCTGGCATGATCAACTGCTCTACAAACCGCCGCAAAGCGGCGTGGCCGGCAACATCGGCTGGCATCAGGATCAAGGTTACTGGCAATGCCTCGACAGCAACGCCGCGATAACCGCCTGGGTCGCGCTTGAAGATGTCGATGAAGAAAACGGCTGCATGGAGTTTGTTCCCGGCAGCCACAAATGGGGATTGCTCGGCGAGGATCATTTCTATCAGCAAGACATCGAAGCGCAGATCAAACGCATTGAAGAAAAAACCGGGCACACTTTCCGCACCATGCCGGCCGTGCTGCGCGCCGGTTGCGTAAGCTTTCATCATAATCTCACCATTCACGGCAGCCGCGCCAATCTCAGCACGCGGCCGCGCATTTCCATCGCCATTCACTTGATTCCCGACGGCGCACGCTACCGCGCCGGCACGTCATCGGAAGATCATTCCAGCAATACTTTGCGCCAACCGCGCCCTGGCGACTTCTATGCCG